In a single window of the Nodularia spumigena CCY9414 genome:
- a CDS encoding non-ribosomal peptide synthetase, with product MNISSCQKRELLAKLLQQKAAKQHFPLSFAQKRLWFLDKLQPGLSVYNIPAALRLTGNLDVTRLEQSLQSIVVRHEILRTSFTVINDEPVQNIAANLKLTLPLIDLRELSQQNQASEVIQQAKLLTEQPFKLTEPPLLRVALLQLSNTEFVLILVMHHIITDYWSFRVLVRELISIYQSQTLAELPIQFADFATWQQKWLQSEARQNQLSYWREQLQNYPHELSLPTDYPRKAIKSFQGARLFFTLSPELSEQLQRLSQQHNSTVFMTLLTAFNILLYRYSGQDDILVGSTVTSRDRKEIVNLIGLFVNNLIFRSNLSGKPSFLQLLNQVKETVLGALSHQELPFEDLVEQLQPERNLSQNPLFQVMFVLHNTPSQTITLPDLKIEPVETEHSTSRFDISLDMYETSKGLRGTWEYSTELFQSTTIESLNEHFQTLLSAIVLNPEQSIVELPLLTPKEQNLLTQWNDTFTDIPELTAYELFSQQVTKTPDKIAVIFGGESLTYQQLEQKATQLADYLQNLGVQAETRVGIYCDRSPEMVISLLAVHKAGGAYVPLDPSYPQERLQFIINDSKISILITQTSLLNNLPKIELNTPLKTPLCASAPLRDIKTIPLTSDKTSDFSHPHQLAYLIYTSGSTGTPKGVQILHKSLSNFLTAMSKAPGLTAADNLLAVTTLAFDIAALEIFLPLTVGACLVLVERDVTLDGERLAQAIAKHQITVMQATPATWRLLLTSGWEGKQDLKILCGGEALDNTLAQQLLSCTQEVWNLYGPTETTIWSAAQKLSIDQPVTIGHPIANTQFYVLDQHLQPLPIGVPGELYISGAGVARGYWQRPDLTAERFLLKTPPLCASAPLREYTLYKTGDRVRYLPDGKLEYLGRLDNQVKIRGFRIELGEIEAVLTEHPAVTQAVVTVREQEPRLVAYIVPCSTESNLPHPSPPLIKGRELDNSPVSLIKGRELDNSPVSPLYKGGLRGVNDLQTFLANKLPRYMIPGIFVTLAALPLTPNGKIDRKALPTPNTQALVHETPRTPTEEVLASIWATVLGVESVGIEDNFFDLGGHSLLATRLISQVRQVFGVELPLRHLFESPRIADLAGVIAQSHREASPILPIPRTNNLPLSFAQQRFWILAQLEPNSIAYNIPLAVQIQGDIDLGILQASFAEVVRRQEMLRASFSSLDGQPVLRIADVCDVQIPVIDLQGLPEFEQQQQVRDLAQSQAQQPFDLADGCLWRVRLLRLGQGNQVLLLTLHHIIADAWSVGLLVRDVFHAEAQRRREVERIQYVDFAFWQREWLQGRVLEEHLQYWRGQLESAPVMLELPTDYLRPAVQSFRGSVYGFDVSAELTQGLKGLSRISHSTLFMSLLAVWNVLLYRYSGSDDIVVGSAIANRNRAETEGLIGCFANTLALRTDLSENPSFMTLLARVRATALGAYAHQDLPFEQLVEVLQPVRSLSYTPIFQVMLVLQNLPLPELDMAGVQWQVIDADSGTAKFDLTWVVRETAQGLRCKLEYNTDIFAATTIERLAGHLETLLEAVVANPQQPISELPLLTIAERQQLAQWNATQRQYSQPQCLHELFEAQVTETPERIAVVWGEKQLTYQELNTKANQLACHLQSLGVQPETPVGICVDRSLDMIIGLLGILKAGGAYVPLEPNYPLARLALIIQDAQMQVLLTQQQQLTKLPQLEIPTVCLDSPIPSQLSTVNRQPLTSNLAYIIYTSGTTGIPKGVAITHQSPVTLMYWAREIYSAAELTGVLASTSICFDLSVFEIFVPLSWGGCVILADHALQLPELPAAAQVTLVNTVPSAARELLRLNGISASVQTVNLAGEPLPKSLVDALYQQSTIQRVYNLYGPSEDTTYSTFTLIPPHSQQAPTIGKPIANTQVYILDQNLQPVPIGVPGEIYLSGAGLARGYWKRPELTAERFINWGIGNNQLYKTGDRARYLPDGNIEYLGRLDHQVKLRGFRIELGEIEAVLNQHPQVAQALAIVRNDNPEHSRLVAYVVPKSHIETAELRQFLAEKLPAYMLPTAFVILETLPLTANGKIDRQALPIPDLSPVTTTATAPRTPIEQQLFNIWSQVLGIASLSIHDNFFSLGGDSILAIQVVAKANQQNLALRPRQMFQYQTVAELAAIVDTKIILPSDQAPVTGEIPLTPIQHWFFEQNLVDAHHWNQAILLEVKQSLHPEWLQQALNHLLSHHDSLRSCFTNTPDGWRQFAAANPVPLLACGDGLGVGFYHIDISELAILTPEKVSETITNVANDLQAGFDLETPPLLRIAYFNLGRNQNNRLLLIFHHLIIDGISWRIFLEDLQLAYQQLSQKQEIQLPPKTTSYQQWAIKLQDYTWTGDLQSAFNYWTSPLWQQIPPLPGDYAPGSNTMADVETYSTFLTVPDTQALLQNVNNAYHTQINDILLTALALAFQDWTGENRLLVELEAHGREDLFPNMNLSRTMGWFTNLFPVLLNITPSSDLGVYLKTIKEQLRQIPDRGISYGLLRYLASPTIQATLKSRPLPQIRFNYLGQSDQIFSDNSLFTPARELIGYSRSLKGNRNTLIEINSIVTGGKLRCDWSYSQKIHHRQTITTLADNYQQILLALIQHCVTPDISGFTPSDFPEMDFTQDELDKLLEEL from the coding sequence ATGAATATTTCCTCATGCCAAAAACGCGAACTATTAGCGAAACTTCTACAACAAAAAGCAGCTAAACAACATTTTCCGCTTTCTTTTGCTCAAAAAAGATTATGGTTTCTCGATAAATTACAACCAGGATTATCAGTTTATAACATCCCTGCGGCTTTGCGGTTGACGGGTAATCTCGATGTCACTCGTTTAGAGCAAAGTTTACAGTCAATTGTGGTACGTCATGAGATTTTACGCACCAGTTTTACTGTAATTAATGATGAACCTGTACAGAATATTGCTGCCAATTTAAAACTAACTTTACCTTTAATTGATTTGCGGGAATTATCACAGCAAAATCAAGCATCAGAAGTTATACAGCAAGCTAAATTGCTCACAGAACAACCGTTTAAACTTACAGAACCGCCTTTATTACGTGTTGCGTTACTACAACTGAGTAATACTGAATTTGTGTTGATTTTGGTGATGCACCACATTATTACAGATTACTGGTCATTTCGTGTTTTAGTACGGGAATTAATATCAATTTATCAAAGTCAAACCTTAGCAGAATTACCAATTCAATTTGCTGATTTTGCAACTTGGCAACAAAAATGGTTACAAAGTGAAGCTAGGCAAAATCAATTATCATATTGGCGGGAACAACTGCAAAATTATCCCCATGAATTATCTTTACCAACAGATTATCCCCGAAAGGCTATAAAAAGTTTTCAGGGCGCAAGGCTATTTTTCACTTTATCACCAGAATTATCTGAGCAATTACAACGACTAAGCCAACAGCATAATTCTACAGTTTTTATGACGCTGTTAACAGCATTTAATATATTATTATATCGCTACAGTGGGCAAGATGATATATTAGTTGGTTCTACAGTTACTAGCCGCGATCGCAAAGAAATTGTCAACCTTATAGGTTTATTTGTTAATAATCTCATATTTCGCAGCAATTTATCTGGTAAACCCAGTTTTCTCCAACTTCTCAACCAAGTCAAAGAAACAGTTTTAGGCGCATTATCTCATCAAGAATTACCTTTTGAGGATTTGGTAGAACAACTACAACCAGAGAGAAATTTAAGTCAAAATCCTCTATTCCAAGTCATGTTTGTTCTGCATAACACACCCAGCCAAACTATAACCTTACCTGATTTAAAAATCGAACCAGTAGAAACAGAACACTCCACATCTCGGTTTGATATCAGCTTGGATATGTACGAAACATCAAAAGGATTAAGGGGAACTTGGGAATACAGTACAGAATTATTTCAATCAACAACTATTGAAAGCTTAAACGAGCATTTCCAAACCTTATTATCAGCAATTGTCCTCAACCCAGAACAATCCATCGTTGAATTACCATTATTAACACCAAAAGAGCAAAATTTACTCACACAGTGGAACGATACATTTACAGATATTCCTGAATTAACAGCTTATGAATTATTCAGTCAACAAGTAACTAAAACCCCAGATAAAATCGCCGTTATTTTTGGCGGTGAGTCCCTAACTTATCAACAACTCGAACAAAAAGCCACTCAACTAGCCGATTATTTGCAAAACTTGGGAGTACAAGCAGAAACACGAGTAGGAATTTATTGCGATCGCTCCCCAGAAATGGTAATTTCGTTATTAGCAGTACACAAAGCCGGCGGTGCTTACGTTCCCCTCGATCCCAGCTATCCCCAAGAGCGCTTACAATTTATAATTAACGACTCAAAAATATCAATCTTAATAACTCAAACATCCTTATTAAATAACCTACCAAAAATAGAGTTAAATACACCTCTCAAAACTCCTCTCTGCGCCTCTGCGCCTCTGCGTGATATAAAAACCATCCCCCTAACCAGCGACAAAACCAGTGACTTCTCACATCCCCACCAACTCGCCTACCTAATTTACACCTCCGGCTCAACCGGAACACCCAAAGGCGTGCAAATTTTGCACAAAAGCTTGAGTAACTTCTTAACCGCAATGTCCAAAGCACCAGGACTAACAGCAGCAGATAACCTCCTAGCTGTCACCACCTTAGCCTTTGATATTGCAGCCTTAGAGATTTTCCTACCCTTAACAGTAGGTGCGTGTTTAGTCCTAGTAGAAAGGGATGTCACCCTAGATGGAGAGAGATTAGCACAAGCGATCGCCAAACATCAAATCACCGTCATGCAAGCCACACCCGCCACCTGGAGATTACTCTTAACCAGTGGTTGGGAAGGTAAACAAGACTTAAAAATCCTCTGTGGTGGAGAAGCATTAGATAACACCCTAGCCCAACAACTATTATCCTGCACTCAAGAAGTCTGGAATCTTTATGGGCCAACAGAAACAACCATTTGGTCAGCAGCCCAAAAACTCAGTATAGATCAACCAGTCACCATCGGTCATCCCATCGCCAATACCCAATTTTACGTCCTCGACCAACATTTACAACCCCTCCCCATAGGAGTACCAGGAGAATTATATATTAGTGGTGCAGGAGTAGCCAGAGGATATTGGCAACGCCCAGACTTAACAGCAGAAAGATTTCTCCTCAAAACTCCTCCTCTCTGCGCCTCTGCGCCTCTGCGTGAATACACCCTATACAAAACAGGCGATCGCGTCCGATATCTCCCAGATGGTAAACTAGAATACTTAGGTAGATTAGATAATCAAGTTAAAATCAGAGGATTTCGCATTGAACTAGGAGAAATAGAAGCAGTATTAACAGAACATCCCGCAGTCACCCAAGCAGTAGTCACAGTCAGAGAACAAGAACCTCGCTTAGTAGCATATATAGTTCCATGTTCCACAGAATCAAACTTACCCCACCCCAGCCCTCCCCTTATAAAGGGGAGGGAGTTAGATAATTCTCCAGTTTCCCTTATAAAGGGGAGGGAGTTAGATAATTCTCCAGTTTCCCCCCTTTATAAGGGGGGATTAAGGGGGGTAAATGATTTACAAACATTCCTAGCCAACAAACTACCCAGATATATGATTCCTGGGATATTTGTCACATTGGCAGCCTTACCCCTCACACCTAATGGTAAAATTGACCGTAAAGCCTTACCTACACCGAATACTCAAGCACTGGTACATGAAACGCCTCGCACCCCAACAGAGGAAGTTTTGGCGAGTATTTGGGCTACGGTGTTGGGTGTCGAGTCAGTGGGTATTGAGGATAATTTCTTTGATTTGGGTGGTCATTCCCTCCTAGCTACGCGGTTAATTTCGCAAGTGCGGCAGGTATTTGGTGTAGAATTGCCTTTGCGTCATCTGTTTGAAAGTCCCAGGATTGCAGATTTAGCGGGGGTAATTGCCCAAAGTCACAGGGAAGCTAGCCCTATTTTGCCTATTCCTCGTACTAATAATTTACCTCTATCCTTTGCCCAGCAACGTTTTTGGATTTTGGCGCAGTTGGAACCAAACAGCATTGCTTATAATATTCCTCTGGCTGTACAAATTCAGGGCGATATTGATTTGGGTATTTTGCAAGCCAGTTTTGCGGAAGTAGTCCGACGACAGGAAATGTTGCGGGCGAGTTTCTCAAGTTTGGATGGACAGCCTGTTTTAAGGATTGCTGATGTTTGTGATGTCCAGATACCAGTAATTGATTTGCAAGGATTACCGGAATTTGAACAGCAGCAGCAGGTGCGGGACTTGGCGCAAAGTCAGGCGCAGCAGCCTTTTGATTTGGCTGATGGTTGTTTGTGGCGGGTGCGGTTGCTGCGTTTGGGGCAGGGAAATCAGGTTTTGTTGTTGACTTTGCATCATATTATTGCTGATGCTTGGTCTGTGGGGTTGTTGGTTCGGGATGTGTTTCACGCAGAGGCGCAGAGACGCAGAGAGGTGGAGAGGATTCAATATGTGGATTTTGCTTTTTGGCAGAGGGAGTGGTTGCAAGGGAGGGTTTTAGAGGAACATTTGCAGTATTGGCGGGGACAGCTGGAGTCTGCGCCTGTGATGTTGGAATTGCCTACTGATTATTTGCGTCCGGCTGTACAGTCTTTTCGGGGGTCTGTATATGGGTTTGATGTTTCGGCGGAATTGACTCAGGGGTTGAAGGGTTTGAGTCGGATTTCTCATAGCACTTTGTTTATGAGTTTGCTGGCTGTTTGGAATGTGCTGTTGTATCGTTACAGTGGTAGTGATGATATTGTGGTTGGTAGTGCGATCGCTAATCGTAATCGAGCTGAAACTGAAGGGTTAATTGGTTGTTTTGCGAACACTCTAGCTTTACGTACTGATTTAAGTGAAAATCCTAGTTTTATGACTTTGTTGGCACGGGTACGGGCAACGGCTTTGGGTGCTTATGCCCATCAGGATTTACCTTTTGAACAATTGGTAGAAGTTCTCCAACCAGTGCGATCGCTCAGTTATACGCCAATTTTTCAAGTCATGTTAGTGTTGCAAAATTTACCTTTACCAGAGTTAGATATGGCGGGAGTGCAATGGCAAGTGATTGATGCCGATAGTGGTACAGCTAAATTTGACCTGACTTGGGTAGTGAGGGAAACTGCCCAGGGGTTACGTTGTAAGTTGGAATATAATACTGATATATTTGCAGCCACAACAATTGAGCGTTTGGCGGGACATCTAGAAACTTTGCTAGAGGCTGTAGTGGCAAATCCGCAGCAACCTATCAGCGAACTACCGTTATTGACTATTGCAGAAAGACAGCAACTAGCACAATGGAACGCAACTCAACGCCAGTATTCTCAGCCCCAATGTTTACATGAATTATTTGAGGCACAGGTTACAGAAACACCTGAACGTATAGCCGTTGTTTGGGGTGAAAAACAGCTAACATACCAAGAATTAAACACCAAAGCCAATCAATTAGCCTGTCATTTGCAAAGTTTAGGTGTACAGCCTGAAACGCCTGTGGGAATTTGCGTTGACCGTTCCCTAGATATGATTATCGGCTTATTGGGTATTCTCAAAGCTGGTGGTGCTTACGTTCCCCTCGAACCCAACTATCCCCTAGCCAGATTAGCATTAATTATTCAAGATGCTCAAATGCAGGTGTTACTCACCCAGCAACAGCAATTAACCAAATTACCCCAACTAGAAATTCCCACAGTTTGCCTAGATTCCCCAATCCCCAGTCAACTGTCAACCGTCAACCGTCAACCTTTAACATCCAACCTCGCCTACATTATCTACACTTCTGGTACAACAGGCATTCCCAAAGGAGTCGCCATCACCCACCAAAGTCCAGTTACACTCATGTATTGGGCGCGAGAGATTTACTCAGCAGCAGAATTAACAGGTGTTTTAGCTTCCACTTCAATTTGTTTTGACCTTTCAGTATTTGAAATCTTTGTTCCTCTGAGTTGGGGAGGTTGCGTCATCCTGGCTGATCATGCCCTACAATTACCAGAATTACCAGCCGCAGCACAGGTGACGTTAGTAAATACAGTTCCCTCAGCAGCCAGAGAACTCTTGCGTTTAAATGGTATTTCTGCATCAGTGCAGACAGTCAATTTAGCCGGCGAACCTTTACCGAAATCCCTTGTAGACGCACTTTATCAACAATCGACAATTCAGCGAGTATATAATCTTTACGGCCCTTCCGAAGATACTACTTATTCTACTTTTACCCTTATTCCTCCACATAGCCAACAAGCCCCCACAATTGGTAAACCCATCGCCAACACTCAAGTTTATATCCTAGATCAAAACCTGCAACCCGTTCCCATTGGCGTACCCGGTGAAATTTACCTCAGTGGTGCTGGGTTAGCAAGAGGTTACTGGAAGCGTCCAGAATTGACCGCAGAAAGGTTTATTAATTGGGGAATAGGGAATAATCAACTTTATAAAACAGGCGATCGCGCGCGTTATCTTCCTGATGGTAATATTGAATATCTAGGTCGTTTAGATCATCAAGTCAAACTGCGCGGTTTTCGCATTGAGTTAGGAGAAATCGAAGCAGTACTCAACCAACATCCACAGGTAGCCCAAGCTTTAGCAATAGTTCGTAACGATAACCCAGAACATAGCCGTTTAGTTGCTTATGTTGTTCCTAAATCTCACATTGAAACAGCAGAATTAAGGCAATTTTTAGCAGAAAAACTACCTGCTTATATGTTACCAACTGCCTTCGTTATCCTAGAAACTTTACCTTTAACCGCTAATGGTAAAATAGACCGTCAAGCTTTGCCCATACCTGATTTATCACCAGTCACTACCACAGCAACCGCACCCCGGACACCCATAGAACAACAATTATTTAACATCTGGAGTCAGGTATTAGGGATTGCATCTCTTAGCATTCACGATAATTTCTTTAGCTTGGGTGGTGATTCCATTCTAGCAATTCAAGTAGTAGCCAAAGCAAATCAGCAAAACTTGGCATTGCGTCCCCGGCAAATGTTCCAATATCAAACAGTGGCAGAACTAGCGGCCATTGTAGACACCAAAATCATATTACCGAGTGACCAAGCACCAGTTACAGGAGAAATTCCTTTAACTCCCATTCAGCATTGGTTTTTTGAACAAAATCTGGTAGATGCACATCATTGGAATCAAGCAATTCTGTTAGAAGTAAAGCAATCTCTTCATCCTGAATGGTTACAACAGGCATTAAATCACCTATTATCACATCATGATAGCTTGCGTTCCTGCTTTACAAACACCCCCGATGGTTGGCGACAATTTGCAGCAGCAAATCCAGTCCCTCTCCTCGCTTGCGGGGACGGGCTAGGGGTGGGGTTTTATCATATTGATATCTCAGAGTTAGCAATTCTCACCCCAGAAAAAGTATCAGAAACCATAACCAATGTTGCCAATGATTTACAAGCCGGCTTTGACCTAGAAACACCGCCATTGCTGCGTATCGCCTATTTCAACCTTGGTAGAAACCAAAATAATCGTTTACTCCTCATCTTCCATCACTTAATCATCGATGGTATCTCTTGGCGAATATTTCTTGAAGATTTGCAACTAGCATATCAGCAACTTAGCCAAAAACAAGAAATACAACTACCACCAAAAACCACATCTTACCAACAGTGGGCAATCAAACTTCAAGATTACACCTGGACAGGCGATTTACAATCAGCATTTAACTACTGGACATCTCCCCTTTGGCAGCAAATACCACCTTTACCCGGAGATTATGCCCCAGGTTCCAACACAATGGCAGATGTAGAAACTTACTCTACATTTTTAACAGTTCCAGACACCCAAGCCTTACTTCAAAACGTTAACAACGCCTACCACACCCAAATCAACGACATTTTATTAACAGCACTAGCACTAGCCTTTCAAGATTGGACAGGTGAAAATCGTCTATTAGTAGAACTGGAAGCACATGGCAGAGAAGATTTGTTTCCAAACATGAATTTATCTCGGACAATGGGTTGGTTTACAAACCTATTTCCGGTATTATTAAATATAACTCCCTCTTCCGATTTAGGGGTTTACCTCAAAACAATCAAAGAACAACTGCGGCAAATTCCAGACCGTGGTATCAGCTATGGATTGCTACGTTATCTAGCATCCCCAACAATTCAAGCTACCCTGAAATCAAGACCTTTACCACAAATCAGATTTAACTATCTAGGACAATCTGACCAAATCTTCTCAGATAATTCCCTATTCACCCCAGCGCGTGAACTTATCGGATATAGCCGGAGTCTCAAAGGAAATCGCAACACTTTAATTGAAATTAACAGTATAGTCACAGGAGGAAAACTACGATGTGATTGGAGTTACAGCCAAAAAATACATCACCGTCAAACCATCACCACCTTAGCAGACAACTATCAACAAATACTACTTGCACTAATTCAACATTGTGTCACCCCTGACATTAGCGGCTTTACCCCCTCTGATTTCCCAGAGATGGATTTTACCCAAGATGAACTTGATAAGTTGTTGGAAGAGTTATGA
- a CDS encoding non-ribosomal peptide synthetase yields the protein MHPVDKRQNIENIYPLSPMQQGMLFHTLLTPQVGVYVPQVCLYLEGRLDINALQTAWNQVVENHAALRTAFYWEQRDKPFQVVFRQVEIPWKLLDWQGISEAKIKVKLEEYLQGDRTLGFDLKQPPLMRFTLIKLSDIKYILIWTQHHLILDGWSSALVIKQVWQNYYNSPFYYPNSRPYIDYISWLQQQDKIAAKQFWQKQLQGFTTPAYSLSFSRSESNKFTPQEQHRNLTPSQTTSLQQWAKQQQLTLNTLLQAAFAILLSRYCHTTDVVFGATSSGRPTAIAGVESMVGLFINTLPVRVQVSATENLVAWLQKLQAQQAEALDYEYTSLLEIQEWSELSQGISLFDSILVFENYLVDTSAIPENQELRIVDIQSLEWTSFPLTVLVSVGNQLSLKVKYDRSRFTDHTITQLLEHFCILLLGMSQPVQTVGNLPLLTQQEYKSIHEWNQTEAYYPLESIHQQFAAQVERTPDNIAVVFEDKQLTYKELNQRANQLAHYLQTLGVQPEIPVGIYIERSLEMVIGILGILKTGGCYVPLDPAYPVSRLTYFIDETNISVLLTQSSLLDKLPHYSGKILALDTDLQEISQTSENNPTTLVNPDNAIYIIYTSGSTGTPKGVINNHRGVSNRLYWMQQQYNLEIGEPVLQKTPFSFDVSVWEFFWTLLNGGCLVMAKPEGHQDTNYLLEIIEQQQITTLHFVPAMLGVFLEEPNLTARCRSVKRVICSGEALSIEIQNRFFRSLNAELHNLYGPTEAAIDVTYWQCQPTPPNLPLVRGGAESGGVELHTVPIGRPISNTQIYLLNEDLQPVPLGVTGEIYIGGVGVARGYWNRPDLTAERFINPQSTVNSQQSAVITLYKTGDLGRYLPDGNLEYLGRLDTQVKIRGLRIELGEIEAVLNQHPDIQQTVVILDSKSSENQRLVAYIVPASTSTESESFTQELQKFLLSQLPDYMLPSIFLVLSALPLLPNGKINRQALPQPETVRHANQAYIAPRNSTETLVANILADVLRIERMGVDENFLELGGNSLLAIRVTSRLREAFQLDLPLHSVFEKPTVAGLAERIQILQQTIQQMQTTPSDQPGRKEISL from the coding sequence ATGCACCCCGTGGATAAACGCCAAAATATAGAAAATATCTATCCCCTATCTCCCATGCAGCAAGGAATGCTATTTCATACCTTGTTAACACCACAAGTAGGCGTGTATGTACCACAAGTTTGCTTGTATCTGGAAGGAAGACTAGATATAAATGCTTTACAAACTGCATGGAATCAAGTTGTGGAAAATCATGCAGCTTTACGCACAGCTTTTTATTGGGAACAGCGAGATAAACCTTTCCAAGTTGTATTTCGGCAAGTAGAAATTCCTTGGAAATTGTTAGATTGGCAAGGAATTTCAGAGGCAAAAATTAAGGTAAAATTAGAGGAATATTTACAGGGCGATCGCACTTTGGGATTTGACCTAAAACAACCGCCCTTAATGCGTTTTACTCTGATTAAGCTATCAGATATTAAATATATTCTTATTTGGACACAGCATCATTTAATTCTTGATGGTTGGTCATCAGCATTAGTAATTAAACAAGTTTGGCAAAATTATTATAATTCCCCATTTTATTATCCTAATTCTCGCCCCTATATTGACTACATCTCCTGGTTACAGCAACAGGATAAAATCGCCGCTAAACAATTTTGGCAAAAGCAACTTCAAGGATTCACCACACCTGCTTATTCCCTCTCTTTTTCAAGAAGTGAAAGCAATAAGTTCACACCCCAAGAACAACACCGCAACCTCACCCCTAGTCAAACCACTTCTTTACAACAGTGGGCAAAACAGCAACAATTAACTCTCAATACTCTTTTACAGGCTGCTTTTGCTATATTATTAAGTCGTTATTGCCACACCACAGATGTAGTATTTGGTGCAACTTCATCAGGACGACCCACAGCGATCGCTGGTGTAGAATCAATGGTAGGGTTATTTATCAATACCTTGCCGGTGCGAGTGCAAGTCTCAGCAACAGAGAATTTAGTTGCATGGTTGCAAAAGTTACAAGCACAACAAGCAGAAGCTTTAGACTATGAATACACCTCTCTTTTGGAAATTCAAGAATGGAGTGAACTTTCACAGGGAATTTCACTATTTGATAGTATTTTAGTATTTGAAAATTATCTCGTTGATACATCGGCAATTCCAGAAAATCAAGAATTACGTATTGTTGATATTCAATCTTTAGAATGGACAAGTTTCCCCTTAACGGTGTTGGTTTCTGTGGGAAATCAATTATCATTGAAGGTGAAATATGACCGCAGCAGATTTACAGATCATACTATTACTCAATTATTAGAGCATTTCTGTATTCTGTTATTAGGCATGAGTCAACCAGTGCAAACTGTAGGAAACTTGCCCCTATTAACTCAGCAGGAATACAAAAGCATTCATGAATGGAATCAAACAGAAGCATATTATCCCCTAGAATCTATTCATCAGCAATTTGCCGCCCAGGTAGAACGCACACCAGATAATATTGCTGTGGTATTTGAGGACAAACAACTTACTTATAAAGAATTAAATCAACGTGCCAATCAATTAGCCCACTATTTACAAACTTTGGGAGTACAACCTGAAATCCCAGTGGGAATTTATATTGAACGTTCCTTAGAAATGGTGATTGGAATATTAGGTATTCTGAAAACTGGAGGTTGTTATGTTCCTCTAGATCCTGCTTATCCTGTTTCCAGGTTAACATATTTCATTGATGAAACTAATATTTCAGTATTATTAACACAATCATCTTTATTAGATAAATTACCTCATTATTCTGGTAAAATTCTTGCTTTAGATACAGATTTACAGGAAATATCCCAGACATCTGAAAATAACCCCACTACCTTAGTTAATCCTGACAATGCAATTTACATCATATATACCTCTGGTTCTACTGGTACACCCAAGGGAGTCATTAATAATCATAGAGGTGTTAGTAATCGGTTGTATTGGATGCAGCAACAGTATAATTTAGAGATAGGAGAACCAGTTTTACAAAAAACCCCCTTTAGTTTTGATGTTTCGGTATGGGAATTTTTCTGGACATTACTTAACGGTGGTTGTCTAGTAATGGCTAAACCAGAAGGACACCAAGATACAAATTATTTATTAGAGATTATTGAACAGCAGCAAATCACCACATTACACTTTGTGCCGGCAATGTTGGGAGTATTTTTAGAAGAACCAAATTTAACTGCACGCTGTCGCAGTGTCAAGCGGGTAATTTGTAGCGGTGAAGCCTTATCAATAGAGATTCAAAATCGCTTTTTCCGCAGTTTAAATGCAGAATTACACAATTTATATGGCCCAACAGAAGCTGCAATTGATGTAACTTATTGGCAATGTCAACCTACCCCTCCCAACCTCCCCTTAGTAAGGGGAGGTGCTGAAAGCGGTGGGGTGGAATTACATACAGTACCTATCGGTCGTCCTATTTCTAATACCCAAATTTATCTGCTGAATGAAGATTTACAACCAGTCCCGTTAGGTGTAACTGGTGAAATTTACATTGGTGGTGTGGGAGTTGCACGGGGTTATTGGAATCGTCCAGATTTAACGGCGGAAAGATTTATTAATCCACAGTCAACAGTCAACAGTCAACAGTCAGCAGTTATCACTCTCTATAAAACAGGCGACCTTGGCCGTTATTTACCTGATGGTAATTTGGAATACTTGGGGCGATTGGATACTCAAGTAAAAATTCGGGGATTGAGAATTGAGTTAGGCGAAATTGAAGCGGTACTAAATCAACATCCTGATATTCAACAAACAGTTGTGATTTTGGACTCCAAATCCTCTGAAAATCAGCGTTTAGTTGCTTATATTGTGCCTGCTTCAACTAGCACCGAGTCAGAATCTTTCACTCAAGAATTACAGAAATTTCTGTTATCTCAATTACCAGATTATATGCTGCCGTCAATATTTTTAGTGTTGTCAGCGTTACCTTTATTGCCTAACGGTAAAATCAATCGTCAAGCTTTACCTCAACCTGAGACTGTACGCCATGCTAATCAAGCATATATTGCACCGCGTAATTCTACAGAAACGCTGGTTGCTAATATTTTGGCGGATGTGTTGCGAATCGAACGCATGGGAGTAGATGAAAACTTTTTGGAATTGGGGGGAAATTCCCTCTTGGCAATTCGGGTAACATCACGACTGAGGGAGGCTTTTCAATTGGATTTACCTTTACATAGTGTGTTTGAAAAACCAACAGTTGCTGGACTTGCAGAACGAATTCAAATTCTACAACAAACTATTCAACAAATGCAAACTACCCCATCTGATCAACCAGGGCGTAAGGAGATTTCGCTATGA